The genomic region TTCTGGATCTGGGTGAAGCTCAGCTCGACCGGGGTCTCGCGACCGAAGATCTCGACGAGCGCCTTGACGCGCTGGGCGTCGACGTTGATCTCGGTGATGGTCGCGTGCAGCGTCGCGAACGGTCCGTCGACGACCATGACGGAGTCAGCCGTCTGGAAGTCCGCGAACTCGACCTTGGGGGCCTTCGTGGGCTGCTTGTCGGAGGCGTCGTCGGACGCCGTGGCGGCGACCTCGGCCTCTACCGCCGGGGCGAGCATCTTCTCGACCTCGGCGAGGCTCAGCGGGACCGGCTGGTGGGCGTTGCCCACGAAACCGGTGACCGACGGCGTGTGGCGGACGACGCCCCACGACTCGTCGGTGAGGTCCATGCGGACCAGGACGTAGCCGGGCAGGACGGTGCGCTTGACGAGCTTGCGCTGACCGTTCTTGATCTCGGCGACCTCCTCGGTGGGCACGACGACCTCGAAGATGTCGTCCTCGGCGTTGAGCGAGGTGATGCGGTTCTCGATGTTGGCCTTGACCCGCTTCTCCATGCCGGAGTACGTGTGCACGACGTACCAGTCGCCGATCTGGCTGTAGAGACGGTCGCGGAACTCCTGGAGCGGGTCGGCCGGAGCGGCGGGCTCGAGGGCCTCGTCACCGGCGCCCTCGACCTCGTCGCCCACCTCGTCGGCGGACGGCTCGTCGCCGTCGGTGGCGGACTCGTCGCCGTCGGTGGCGGACTCGTCGGAGCTGCCGTCGACGGTCTCGTCGGCGTCGACGGTCTCGTCGGCGTCGACCGGGGCCTCGGTCTCGACCTCGGGGACGTCGTGCTCCTGCACGTCGCCCGTGGTCTCTTCGTAGCTCTCACTCACGTGAATTCTCGTCCTAACCGAAGATCTTGAACATCAGCTGACCGAACCCGAAGTCGAGTCCAGCCACGATCGCCATCATCACGAGCACGAACACGAGCACGACGACGAAGTACTGCGCGACCATGGGCCGCGTGGGCCACACGACCTTGCGCAGCTCGGCGATCACCTGGCGGATGAAGGTTGCCGGTGCGGTACGGGCCTGCGCGGTGGGCGTCCGGCCGTCCTTGTCGCGATCGCTCACGATGCTCCTTCGTCAGTGGTCAAGTGGGGGCTCGAGATGGGGATCCGGTGGCACCGGCGGTGCCACCGTGACGGGCGAACCAGCGTCCGTCTCTGTTTTCGTACGTGCTCCGCGATGCGTGCTGCGTCGTGCGTACTGGGCACGGCACGAGGGACTTGAACCCCCAACCTTCGGTTTTGGAGACCGATGCTCTGCCAGTTGAGCTAGTGCCGTTCGGCGTGGCCCCGCGCCGCACCGCCTGCGCGCGGGCATGACGAAACGATGTGAGATCTCACCGGAGGCCTCAGTGTACGGGGTGCTCGCGTCCGGGGTCGAATCGAGTCCGGACGCACCTGGGGCCCGGTCGATCGACCGGGCCCCAGGTGCGGGTGGAGTGCGTCAGCGCGCGAGCGGGCGACCCTGCGCGTCGCCGAGCTTGCCGATCGCGATCAGGATCAGGTCGATCAGCGACCAGATGCCGCAGCCGCCCAGCGTGAGCAGCTTCAGGACGCCCAGGCCCGTGTAACCGAGGTAGAAGCGGTCGATGCCCAGTCCGCCGAGCAGGACCGAGAGGATCAGTGCCGTCACGAAGCTCTTGTCGCTGACGGGGCCGTTGTACTGGCCGGCGACACCGTAGGCCTGCTGGCCCGGAGCGCCGTAGCCCTGGCCGGGCGCCGGGTAGCCGGCCGGTGCGGCGGGCGCGAAGGCCCCGCTCAGCTCCGGCATGGCCGAGGCGAGCACCCACTCGCCACCGTCGGCGCGGACGTGGCTGTTCTGGGTGATGTTGCCGGTGCCGGCGAACTGCTTCAGCTGGTCGAGCGTGTACGGGCCGTACTCGGTGCCGTTGACGTAGGTGAAGTACTGGGTGCTGGGCGCAGTGCCCGGATCGGTGGTCATCAGGAGTTCTCCTCAGGAGGATGCGGGGTGGGCCGGACAGCACTCTAGGTCAGGAAGGCTCCAACGCGGAGACGTCGTGCACCCTGCCGAGCGTGTGTCCGGTTCTCAGACGCTCAGCCGGACGGCTTTGTTCCCGGCCGAAGGGTCCCATCTCCTGCGTCTAGGGTCGAGTCATGACCGACCCGATGCAGGCCAGCGGCAGCTCCTTCGCCCGCGCCAACCGGATCCTCGCCCTCGCGCTCGTCTCCGCGCCCGTCTACATCCTCATCGCGCTGTGGTTCGCCGCCCCCGAGGCCGAGGAGGACCTGGCCCCGTGGGTCGCCGGCGCTGCCATTGGTGCGGTCGTGCTCGCCTGGCTCCTGGCCCAGTCGATCGGGTACCGGGTGACCCCGCTGGCGTTCGGCGACTCCCCCGCCGTCGCGACAGGTCGCTACCAGCAGTCGATGCTGGTCCGCTTCGTGCTGACCGAGGCGCCGATCATCCTCGGCATCGCCGCCACCTTCGTGCTGCCCTACGGGGTCTGGACGTACGTCGTCGTGCTCGTCGTCGGGCTCCCGTCGATGGTCTTCCACGTCTGGCCGAGCCGGCGCGTCGTGGACAAGATCGCCACGCGGCTGGAGTCCGGGGGCGTCCCCTCGGGCCTGCGCGAGGCCTTCGGCCACCGCTGACACTCCTCCTCGACGACGGGGACCGGGCGTGCGACAGGATGGACCGATGCGGCCCCTGCACGAGCTCCCGAAGGCGCACCTGCACCTGCACTTCACCGGGTCGATGCGCCACGCGACGCTCCTGGAGCTGGCCGAGCGCGACGGCATCCACCTGCCCGCGGCGCTCCAGGAGGAGTGGCCCCCGGAGCTCAGCGGCGCTGACGAGAAGGGCTGGTTCCGCTTCCAGCGCCTCTACGACGTGGCCCGGTCCGTCCTGCGCACCGAGGACGACGTCCGGCGCCTCGTGCGCGAGGCCGCCGAGGACGACGTGGCCGACGGCGCCCGGTGGACCGAGATCCAGGTCGATCCCTCGGGCTACGGCGCCCGCTTCGGCGGCATCACGGCGTTCACCGACCTCGTGATCGACGCCGTGCGCGACGCCGAGCGGGCGACGGGGCTCGGCATGGGCGTCGTGATCGCCGCGAACCGGACGCGGCACCCCCTCGACGCGCGCACGCTCGCGCGGCTCGCGACCCAGTACGTCGACCGCGGGGTCGTCGGCTTCGGCCTGTCCAACGACGAGCGCCGCGGCGAGACGACCGACTTCGGCCGCGCC from Aeromicrobium sp. Sec7.5 harbors:
- a CDS encoding NINE protein, which codes for MTTDPGTAPSTQYFTYVNGTEYGPYTLDQLKQFAGTGNITQNSHVRADGGEWVLASAMPELSGAFAPAAPAGYPAPGQGYGAPGQQAYGVAGQYNGPVSDKSFVTALILSVLLGGLGIDRFYLGYTGLGVLKLLTLGGCGIWSLIDLILIAIGKLGDAQGRPLAR
- the nusG gene encoding transcription termination/antitermination protein NusG, coding for MSESYEETTGDVQEHDVPEVETEAPVDADETVDADETVDGSSDESATDGDESATDGDEPSADEVGDEVEGAGDEALEPAAPADPLQEFRDRLYSQIGDWYVVHTYSGMEKRVKANIENRITSLNAEDDIFEVVVPTEEVAEIKNGQRKLVKRTVLPGYVLVRMDLTDESWGVVRHTPSVTGFVGNAHQPVPLSLAEVEKMLAPAVEAEVAATASDDASDKQPTKAPKVEFADFQTADSVMVVDGPFATLHATITEINVDAQRVKALVEIFGRETPVELSFTQIQKV
- the secE gene encoding preprotein translocase subunit SecE yields the protein MSDRDKDGRTPTAQARTAPATFIRQVIAELRKVVWPTRPMVAQYFVVVLVFVLVMMAIVAGLDFGFGQLMFKIFG